Proteins from a genomic interval of Mesobacillus sp. S13:
- a CDS encoding IS256 family transposase encodes MTQVQFNLNVDVLKEAIVNSNLDMVIKSAVVLVLNEFMEKERDDYLKAAPYERAVERRDYRNGYYERELLMSIGNIALKVPRTRNGEFSTTVFEKYARCDQAMVLSMLEMVVNGVSTRKVTNIVEQLCGKNVSKSFVSSLTQKLDPIVNEWAGRPLNTTYYPYVFADAMYIKVREHHRVVSKAVYIATAITENHTREILGLSVDHTESFESWSRFFQQLKSRGLQSPKLIISDAHQGLQKAIQREFIGTAWQRCNVHFKRNIIDKLPKKDSAEIRMMIKRVFEAVTIEDVRRFKDELMNRFSNESRFGKALAILDEGFEDTIQYMNFPEAIRIHIRSTNSLERLNQEVRRRERVIRIFPNSQSAYRLVGAVLMHYHVSDYSKRKSLKGRVY; translated from the coding sequence ATGACTCAAGTACAGTTTAACCTGAATGTTGATGTTTTAAAAGAAGCTATTGTAAATTCCAATCTTGATATGGTGATTAAATCTGCCGTTGTGTTGGTATTAAATGAGTTTATGGAAAAGGAAAGAGACGACTATTTAAAGGCTGCACCTTATGAACGTGCTGTCGAACGTCGTGACTACCGGAACGGTTACTATGAACGTGAGCTGTTGATGAGTATTGGAAATATAGCCCTAAAGGTTCCACGGACGCGTAATGGAGAATTTTCAACCACCGTTTTCGAAAAGTATGCCCGGTGTGATCAAGCTATGGTCCTCTCCATGTTGGAGATGGTTGTCAATGGTGTTTCGACCCGGAAAGTGACCAACATCGTGGAACAGCTTTGTGGAAAGAATGTTTCCAAGTCCTTTGTTTCATCCCTTACACAGAAGCTTGATCCCATTGTAAATGAATGGGCTGGGCGACCTTTGAATACTACCTACTACCCTTACGTTTTTGCAGATGCCATGTATATAAAGGTGCGAGAGCACCATCGTGTCGTATCTAAGGCTGTTTATATTGCAACAGCCATTACAGAGAATCATACACGTGAAATCCTTGGCCTTAGTGTTGACCATACGGAAAGTTTTGAAAGCTGGAGCCGTTTTTTTCAACAGCTTAAATCACGCGGACTCCAATCACCAAAACTTATAATTTCAGATGCCCACCAAGGACTACAGAAAGCCATCCAACGTGAATTTATTGGCACTGCTTGGCAAAGATGCAATGTCCATTTCAAACGGAATATTATTGATAAATTGCCTAAAAAGGATTCAGCCGAAATCCGCATGATGATTAAGCGAGTATTTGAAGCAGTTACGATTGAAGATGTACGCCGGTTCAAGGATGAATTGATGAACCGTTTTAGTAATGAGTCAAGGTTTGGAAAAGCGCTTGCTATATTAGATGAAGGTTTCGAAGATACCATACAATATATGAATTTCCCAGAAGCTATCAGGATCCATATCCGAAGCACCAACTCATTGGAACGGCTGAACCAGGAGGTTCGTAGAAGAGAAAGAGTGATTCGTATTTTCCCTAATTCCCAATCTGCGTATCGTTTGGTTGGCGCTGTTCTGATGCATTACCATGTGTCAGACTACTCAAAGAGGAAATCTTTAAAGGGTCGGGTATATTAG
- a CDS encoding DUF4023 domain-containing protein yields MENTNEFVQKLHDKQRKDEQNRKRQGKENPSDKLPNKQH; encoded by the coding sequence ATGGAGAATACCAACGAATTTGTGCAGAAACTTCATGATAAACAAAGGAAAGACGAACAGAATAGAAAACGTCAGGGTAAAGAAAACCCTAGTGACAAGCTTCCAAATAAGCAACATTAA
- a CDS encoding fatty acid desaturase, with translation MATHNAKELRKQVAPYESSNTKDSIIQIFNTVIPFLVLWFLAYQSLAISYLLTLGIAVLAAGFMIRIFIIFHDCTHHSFFKNRKANKVIGTLTGVLTLFPYSQWGHEHSVHHATSSNLDKRGTGDIWVLTVDEYMAAPMWMKLAYRLYRNPFVMFVLGPIYIVLITNRFNRKGARMKERLNTYLTNVLIFGIAALLIWGIGWKAFIMVEGPIFFIAGMFGIWLFYVQHTFEDSYFEADKDWEYVRAAVEGSSYYQLPKVLQWITGNIGYHHVHHLSPRVPNYKLEEVHKNTKPLQNVPTITLSTSLTSLKFRLWDEKNKQFISFKEMKAYKHNSKLTAQTKPEL, from the coding sequence ATGGCAACTCACAATGCAAAAGAACTTAGAAAACAGGTCGCCCCTTATGAAAGTTCAAATACTAAAGATAGTATCATTCAAATTTTCAATACGGTCATTCCGTTTTTGGTATTATGGTTTCTTGCCTATCAAAGCCTTGCGATTTCATATTTATTAACACTAGGCATCGCTGTGCTCGCCGCTGGCTTCATGATCAGGATCTTCATTATCTTCCATGATTGTACTCACCACTCTTTCTTTAAAAACCGTAAAGCGAACAAAGTGATTGGTACGCTTACAGGAGTATTAACATTGTTCCCATATAGCCAGTGGGGACATGAACATTCTGTTCACCACGCAACAAGCAGCAACTTGGACAAGCGGGGGACAGGGGACATCTGGGTCCTGACTGTTGACGAATACATGGCTGCCCCGATGTGGATGAAACTCGCGTACAGACTGTACCGTAACCCGTTTGTGATGTTTGTGCTCGGGCCGATTTATATCGTTTTGATCACTAATCGTTTCAACCGTAAAGGTGCGAGGATGAAGGAGCGCCTAAACACTTATTTAACAAATGTCTTGATTTTCGGGATTGCTGCTCTTCTAATTTGGGGTATTGGCTGGAAGGCTTTCATCATGGTAGAAGGTCCAATCTTCTTCATCGCTGGAATGTTCGGCATCTGGCTATTCTATGTACAGCATACATTTGAGGATTCATATTTCGAAGCCGATAAGGATTGGGAATATGTGCGCGCTGCTGTGGAAGGAAGCTCATATTACCAGCTGCCTAAAGTGCTCCAGTGGATTACTGGTAACATAGGCTACCACCATGTGCACCATTTAAGCCCTAGAGTTCCAAACTATAAGCTTGAAGAGGTCCATAAGAATACTAAGCCTTTGCAAAATGTGCCGACAATCACACTTTCTACAAGCTTGACTTCTTTGAAATTCCGTTTATGGGATGAAAAGAATAAGCAGTTTATCAGCTTTAAGGAAATGAAAGCCTATAAGCACAACAGCAAATTAACCGCACAGACTAAGCCTGAACTATAA
- a CDS encoding response regulator transcription factor has product MIKIVIAEDQRMLLGALGSLLSLEDDMEVVGKASNGEEAVALAKELKPDICVMDIEMPGKTGLEAAEELKGLGCKVIILTTFARSGYFQRALKAGVSGYLLKDSPSEELASSIRSVMGGRRIYAPELMDDVYSEENPLTDREMEVLGLVADGKNTKEIAGELSITTGTVRNYISTILDKLQVTNRIEAITQSKEKGWFK; this is encoded by the coding sequence ATGATAAAAATTGTCATTGCGGAAGACCAGCGCATGCTTCTGGGGGCATTAGGCTCCCTGTTGAGTCTTGAGGATGATATGGAAGTTGTGGGGAAGGCGAGCAACGGAGAGGAAGCTGTTGCTCTTGCAAAAGAGCTTAAACCGGATATTTGTGTCATGGATATTGAAATGCCTGGGAAAACAGGTCTGGAAGCAGCGGAAGAATTGAAAGGCTTGGGATGCAAGGTGATCATTTTGACGACTTTTGCGCGTTCTGGTTATTTTCAGCGAGCATTGAAAGCTGGTGTGAGCGGGTATTTATTAAAGGATAGTCCATCTGAAGAGCTTGCAAGTTCGATTCGCAGCGTGATGGGGGGAAGACGCATTTATGCACCTGAGCTAATGGACGATGTATATAGCGAAGAAAATCCGCTGACTGATAGGGAAATGGAAGTGCTTGGGCTCGTTGCCGATGGTAAGAATACGAAAGAAATCGCAGGAGAATTAAGTATCACGACAGGTACAGTCCGAAATTATATTTCGACAATCCTAGATAAGCTCCAAGTGACCAACAGGATTGAAGCAATCACTCAATCCAAGGAAAAAGGATGGTTTAAATAA
- a CDS encoding sensor histidine kinase encodes MIKKFFNSLRITGISPYIWTILGILPFYFLWQLPTTVGKVVGIILTLLFFLVYWLAFVSKGWTVYLWTCILIGISIASTSLFSYIYFAFFIAYFIGNIKDRIPFLVLYFIHLVGTSIVINFEIVLQEDFFIRQLPIIVIVWIGVILLPFSIHNKNERGELEEKLEDANKRISELVKLEERQRIARDLHDTLGQKLSLIGLKSDLARKLINKDPELAKEELKDVQQTARTALNEVRKMVAEMRGIRVRDELVHVRQMLKAAEIEFIGNEEEFNLNNVSLLSENILSMCLKEAVTNIVKHSKASTCSISIMQSEQELFAQVSDNGVGNIADEDLYKGSGLQGMRERLEFVNGTLEIISENGTTLLIKIPKVLKQTGREDLI; translated from the coding sequence ATGATTAAAAAGTTTTTTAACTCGCTTAGAATTACCGGGATTTCTCCATACATATGGACGATTCTGGGGATATTGCCTTTTTACTTCCTTTGGCAGCTGCCAACGACAGTAGGGAAAGTTGTCGGAATCATTCTGACTCTTTTGTTCTTTCTCGTATACTGGCTAGCCTTTGTTTCTAAGGGCTGGACGGTTTATCTATGGACTTGTATTTTAATTGGTATTTCAATAGCGTCTACGAGTTTGTTCAGTTACATATATTTCGCTTTTTTTATCGCTTATTTCATTGGGAACATTAAGGACCGGATTCCTTTCCTGGTTCTGTATTTCATCCATCTAGTAGGGACTTCGATTGTGATCAATTTCGAGATTGTCTTGCAAGAGGACTTTTTCATCAGACAGCTTCCGATCATCGTGATTGTATGGATTGGTGTCATCCTTCTGCCGTTCAGTATCCATAACAAAAATGAAAGAGGAGAGCTTGAGGAGAAGCTTGAGGATGCCAACAAACGGATCTCGGAGTTGGTTAAACTGGAAGAGCGTCAAAGGATAGCCCGTGATTTGCACGATACACTAGGCCAAAAGCTGTCTTTGATCGGACTGAAGAGTGACTTAGCCAGGAAGCTGATCAATAAAGATCCTGAACTGGCAAAAGAAGAATTGAAAGATGTCCAGCAGACTGCCAGGACGGCTTTGAATGAAGTAAGGAAAATGGTTGCTGAAATGAGAGGAATCCGTGTTCGCGATGAACTGGTTCATGTAAGACAGATGCTAAAAGCAGCTGAAATCGAGTTTATCGGCAATGAAGAAGAATTCAATCTCAATAATGTTTCTTTGCTGTCTGAAAACATCCTGAGTATGTGTTTAAAAGAGGCCGTGACGAATATAGTTAAGCATAGTAAGGCATCAACGTGCAGCATATCAATCATGCAAAGTGAACAGGAATTGTTTGCTCAAGTAAGCGACAATGGCGTGGGTAATATTGCCGACGAAGACTTATATAAAGGGAGCGGTCTTCAGGGAATGCGCGAGAGACTGGAATTCGTGAATGGCACACTCGAAATTATATCTGAAAATGGAACCACTCTATTAATTAAGATTCCAAAAGTATTGAAACAAACGGGCAGGGAGGACCTGATATGA
- a CDS encoding DUF2062 domain-containing protein has product MINKNLRRLKFLLIKLLRIKENAHNVSLGFTLGFLVHFIPSFGMGPVLSTVSAKLFKGNPVAGFISGVALIWLFPFLFYLNVVVGETLFPYGIFPSAAGMPSHGLDAGIHLGAVFFMGMVINIILFGMFVYYLIYTIMRKYRLNFLALVKKWEVKK; this is encoded by the coding sequence ATGATCAATAAAAATTTGCGCAGGTTAAAATTCCTTCTTATAAAATTATTGAGAATCAAAGAGAATGCACATAATGTGTCTTTAGGATTTACTCTTGGATTTTTAGTCCACTTTATCCCATCCTTCGGCATGGGGCCAGTACTTTCTACTGTAAGTGCAAAGCTCTTCAAAGGAAATCCGGTAGCTGGTTTCATTAGTGGTGTCGCACTCATCTGGCTTTTCCCATTCTTATTTTATTTGAATGTAGTTGTTGGTGAAACCCTGTTTCCTTATGGGATCTTCCCTTCTGCAGCTGGTATGCCGTCTCATGGGTTAGACGCCGGAATCCATTTAGGGGCTGTCTTTTTCATGGGTATGGTCATCAATATCATACTTTTCGGTATGTTCGTTTACTATCTCATTTATACCATCATGAGAAAATACCGTCTAAACTTCCTTGCTTTAGTAAAGAAATGGGAAGTAAAAAAATAA
- a CDS encoding DEAD/DEAH box helicase has translation MNQFRSLGISGRLAETLNQQGISNPTPIQEKAIPLLLDSKDVIAQSQTGTGKTFAFVLPILEKIDINKPNIQALIVTPTRELALQITHEIKKLIEGLDGINVLAVYGGQDVESQLKKLKKNIHIVIGTPGRLLDHIRRETVDFSKAGFLVLDEADQMLHIGFLNEVEEIIKQTPKTRQTLLFSATMPDEIKKLAKQHMYKPEYIQVEKNQAPLENIKQIAISTTDRGKQNDLIESLRLYQPFLGVIFCRTKRRVSKLNDALKANHFNCDELHGDLSQAKREQVMKKFREAKIQYLIATDVAARGLDVEGVTHVFNYDIPLDTESYIHRIGRTGRAGSEGLALTFYSPKDRPLLDQIETELNIGIEKKNMGNAKRSDSQADEVSAGKKSKQRSGDYKGKNTRSRRRDDNKPERDHRGEKISKDQGSRRRAEDRREARYDGLSRREREQSSPNRERRNHPEGQQSSPSRPGGRRMSDDKARRSTVERPTRDRQGRERQNSSSPGGRTARRGGSSSRRSR, from the coding sequence TTGAATCAATTTAGATCACTTGGCATATCTGGACGACTTGCAGAAACACTTAACCAGCAGGGAATTTCCAACCCTACACCCATCCAGGAAAAAGCAATACCATTGTTGCTAGATAGCAAGGATGTTATTGCACAATCCCAGACAGGTACTGGAAAAACCTTTGCTTTTGTACTGCCTATTCTGGAGAAAATCGATATTAACAAACCAAATATACAGGCGCTGATTGTAACTCCTACTAGAGAGCTTGCATTGCAGATCACACATGAGATTAAAAAACTGATCGAGGGATTAGATGGTATAAATGTTCTTGCTGTATATGGAGGACAGGATGTTGAATCACAGCTTAAAAAGCTTAAGAAGAACATTCATATTGTCATCGGTACTCCCGGCAGATTGCTTGACCATATTCGCAGGGAAACGGTTGATTTTTCAAAAGCAGGTTTCCTTGTCTTGGATGAGGCTGACCAAATGCTTCACATTGGTTTCCTGAATGAGGTCGAAGAAATCATCAAGCAGACACCAAAAACGAGACAAACCCTACTTTTTTCAGCAACAATGCCGGATGAAATCAAAAAGTTAGCAAAACAACATATGTACAAACCAGAATATATCCAGGTTGAGAAAAATCAGGCCCCTCTGGAAAACATCAAACAAATTGCCATTAGTACAACTGACAGGGGAAAACAGAATGACCTAATCGAATCACTCAGATTATATCAGCCTTTTTTGGGGGTCATTTTTTGCAGAACGAAAAGAAGGGTTAGCAAGTTGAATGACGCTCTGAAAGCGAACCATTTTAATTGTGACGAGCTGCATGGTGACCTTTCACAGGCAAAAAGAGAACAGGTTATGAAAAAGTTCCGTGAAGCTAAGATTCAGTATCTGATCGCAACAGATGTTGCGGCAAGGGGACTTGATGTTGAAGGTGTAACGCATGTATTTAATTATGACATCCCTCTGGATACTGAGAGCTATATCCACCGAATCGGGCGAACTGGGAGGGCAGGAAGTGAAGGACTCGCTTTAACATTTTATTCGCCAAAAGATAGGCCCTTGTTGGACCAAATTGAAACAGAGCTCAACATAGGAATTGAAAAGAAAAACATGGGGAACGCCAAGAGAAGTGATTCCCAAGCCGATGAAGTTAGTGCCGGGAAAAAAAGTAAACAGAGATCGGGTGATTATAAGGGAAAGAATACTCGATCAAGAAGACGGGATGATAATAAACCTGAAAGAGATCATCGGGGTGAAAAAATTAGTAAAGATCAAGGTTCGAGAAGAAGGGCAGAAGATCGGCGCGAAGCACGATACGATGGACTAAGTCGAAGAGAGAGGGAGCAATCCTCACCAAATCGTGAACGAAGAAACCATCCTGAAGGACAGCAATCCAGCCCTTCTCGTCCAGGTGGAAGAAGAATGAGTGATGATAAAGCAAGGAGAAGTACTGTTGAAAGACCTACCCGGGATAGACAGGGCAGAGAGCGCCAGAACTCCAGCTCTCCAGGAGGCCGAACAGCCAGAAGAGGCGGTTCAAGCAGCCGCAGAAGCAGATAG
- a CDS encoding LacI family DNA-binding transcriptional regulator, which yields MNYTIKDVAKHANVSIATVSRVLNGQSGYSKATEEKVLHAIKELEYQPNAIARGLISKKSNTVGILFPEVSSQFSSKILRGVEEAAHRLGSSVIVCNTASHGQRTMKYLQLLSEKRVDGILFVSERITEEYYKTLDSMKIPVVLISTESYQYPLPFVKVDDKHAAFTATDYLVKMGHSKIGMLSGNKDDLIAGQPRIDGFKQALAQSGLPINEKRIIHSQGFSFKDGFTGLPKLLEQSPDLTAIFAASDALALGAISAAYKLGVKIPDQLSIIGYDNLPIAEMAIPPLTTVAQPLEEMGMVAAEMLFSMMDQGGKRVESRIMSHSVIERESVTKIKPM from the coding sequence ATGAATTATACAATTAAAGATGTAGCAAAACATGCAAATGTCTCGATTGCTACCGTATCAAGGGTCCTGAATGGACAGAGCGGCTATTCAAAAGCAACTGAAGAAAAAGTCCTTCATGCGATCAAAGAGCTTGAGTATCAGCCAAATGCAATCGCCCGCGGATTAATCAGTAAAAAATCCAACACTGTTGGGATTTTATTTCCCGAAGTGTCGAGTCAATTTTCTTCAAAGATCTTGCGGGGCGTGGAAGAAGCAGCCCACCGTCTAGGTTCGAGCGTAATTGTCTGCAATACGGCATCACATGGACAGAGAACCATGAAGTATTTACAGCTTTTGTCCGAAAAAAGGGTAGACGGGATCCTGTTTGTCAGTGAAAGGATCACGGAAGAGTATTACAAAACTCTTGACTCGATGAAAATACCAGTTGTCCTTATCTCGACTGAATCCTATCAATATCCCTTGCCTTTCGTGAAGGTCGATGACAAGCACGCAGCTTTCACCGCTACTGATTATTTAGTGAAAATGGGGCATAGTAAAATCGGGATGTTGAGCGGAAACAAAGACGATCTCATAGCCGGACAACCGAGAATAGATGGCTTTAAGCAAGCGTTGGCACAAAGTGGACTTCCGATAAACGAGAAAAGGATTATTCATTCACAAGGTTTTTCGTTTAAGGATGGTTTTACAGGTCTGCCAAAACTCCTTGAGCAGTCCCCCGATTTGACTGCGATTTTCGCTGCCAGCGATGCCTTGGCCCTGGGTGCGATATCTGCTGCATATAAACTTGGTGTAAAAATACCGGATCAACTTTCTATTATAGGCTATGATAATCTGCCCATCGCCGAAATGGCGATACCGCCCCTTACTACCGTAGCACAACCTCTGGAAGAAATGGGTATGGTTGCCGCAGAGATGCTTTTTTCGATGATGGATCAGGGTGGAAAAAGGGTTGAAAGCCGTATCATGTCTCACTCTGTGATTGAGCGGGAAAGCGTAACTAAAATAAAACCTATGTGA
- a CDS encoding nucleotide excision repair endonuclease, with translation MIKIELPAPDVVITRSKQLGEKVEAVISSEYGFTDYHRIPRDKGGIILFFNADDELMFVGKARKLRPRVKKHFEDNVSPIKNHRHEVNKIAVITVVDPIDREIYETYAINVLKAKYNIDKVFYK, from the coding sequence ATGATTAAAATTGAATTGCCAGCACCAGATGTAGTCATTACACGAAGCAAGCAATTAGGAGAAAAGGTAGAAGCGGTCATTAGCAGCGAATATGGTTTTACAGATTACCATCGTATTCCTAGGGATAAAGGCGGAATCATCTTGTTTTTCAACGCCGACGACGAATTGATGTTCGTTGGGAAAGCCCGGAAGCTTAGACCACGCGTAAAAAAACATTTTGAGGATAATGTGTCTCCTATCAAAAACCATCGTCATGAAGTGAACAAGATTGCTGTCATTACAGTGGTCGATCCGATAGACAGAGAAATTTATGAAACCTATGCCATTAATGTACTTAAGGCCAAGTATAATATTGATAAGGTATTCTACAAATAA
- a CDS encoding GNAT family N-acetyltransferase — protein sequence MEINDVFGNLPVLETERLVLRKIRYEDIDDIHTYASNPEVSKYVFWGAHETREATEDYVKMILTLYAEGKIAPWGIHYKEDNKLIGTVDFVSWQTQHKTAELGYALSKDYWGRGIATEAAKELIRFGMEEMGLVRIQAKSLVANVGSERVMEKAGMTFEGILRKFIYVKGAHYDVKMYAIIKEDV from the coding sequence GTGGAAATAAACGATGTTTTCGGAAATTTGCCGGTGCTTGAAACGGAGCGTCTGGTCTTAAGGAAAATAAGATATGAGGATATTGATGATATACATACATATGCCTCCAACCCTGAAGTATCGAAATATGTATTCTGGGGAGCACATGAAACAAGAGAGGCGACGGAAGACTATGTAAAGATGATTTTAACTCTTTATGCAGAGGGAAAAATTGCTCCATGGGGCATTCACTATAAAGAGGATAACAAGCTGATTGGTACAGTAGACTTTGTTTCCTGGCAGACTCAGCATAAGACTGCGGAACTTGGTTATGCTCTGTCCAAGGATTATTGGGGAAGAGGGATTGCTACTGAGGCAGCTAAAGAACTGATCAGGTTTGGAATGGAAGAAATGGGTCTTGTCAGGATCCAGGCAAAAAGCCTTGTAGCCAATGTAGGTTCTGAGCGTGTAATGGAAAAGGCTGGAATGACTTTTGAAGGTATCTTAAGGAAGTTCATTTATGTTAAAGGCGCCCATTATGACGTGAAAATGTACGCAATCATAAAAGAAGACGTTTAA
- a CDS encoding histidine phosphatase family protein has protein sequence MKVGLLRHFKVTLGYPNKLVTSQELLNWQKEYNQSQVEEVEIHHQDEKWVKCYSSDLERAKLTAFKAFEGEIIFLEDLREMTLYPVIHTEFRLPLWLHVTLIRIAWLLGHKSQKESKQEVITRINRVLDQALAHGEDILIVGHGGIMMFMRKELLKRGFSGPKFNRAENARVYIFNKQDHTS, from the coding sequence ATGAAAGTTGGATTATTACGGCATTTTAAAGTGACCTTAGGCTATCCCAATAAGCTTGTCACTTCACAGGAGCTTCTAAATTGGCAAAAAGAATATAATCAATCCCAAGTCGAGGAAGTTGAAATACATCATCAGGATGAAAAGTGGGTTAAATGTTACTCAAGTGATTTGGAAAGAGCTAAGTTAACAGCATTCAAAGCGTTTGAAGGAGAGATCATTTTTTTGGAGGACTTGCGGGAGATGACACTTTATCCTGTCATTCATACTGAATTTCGTCTGCCCCTCTGGCTTCATGTCACACTCATTCGGATTGCTTGGTTACTGGGACATAAATCACAAAAGGAAAGTAAACAGGAAGTTATCACGAGAATCAACAGGGTTCTGGATCAAGCATTGGCTCACGGTGAAGACATTCTGATTGTTGGGCACGGAGGAATCATGATGTTCATGAGGAAGGAGTTATTAAAGAGAGGGTTTTCAGGCCCTAAATTTAATAGAGCCGAAAACGCAAGAGTGTATATCTTTAACAAGCAAGATCACACCAGTTAA
- a CDS encoding glycoside hydrolase family 13 protein has product MKKHWWKESVIYQIYPRSFMDSNGDGIGDIPGIISKLDYLKELGVDVIWLSPVYQSPNDDNGYDISDYREIMDDFGTMADWELLLKEMHDRGLKLIMDLVVNHSSDEHQWFVESRKSKDNPYRDYYIWRPGKDGKEPNNWQSTFSGSAWQYDENTDEYFLHIFSKKQPDLNWENPKLRHEVYDMMKFWLDKGIDGFRMDVINFISKVEGLPDAPNPDGKNYVSGSKYFMNGPKIHDFLQEMHREALADYNVMTVGEMPGVNVEQAKLYTDDSRNEVNMVFQFEHVDLDSGPGGKWDLKPLKLTDLKNNFTKWQTGLEDIGWNSLYLNNHDQPRMVSRFGNDQQYRVESAKMLATFLHMLKGTPYIYQGEEIGMTNVRFDSIDEYKDIETLNMYDEKVKQNGEDPEKVMESIYVKGRDNARTPFQWDESEHGGFTTGTPWIQVNPNYKEINANQAVADEKSIYHYYRKLIQLRKEQPVIVHGRYDILVPDDEKIYVYTRTFESQKLLVLLNFSDQEQSFGVPLELQGKKSEILISNYEASEGYGAEVSLRPYEAIVYLIED; this is encoded by the coding sequence ATGAAAAAGCATTGGTGGAAGGAATCAGTCATTTATCAGATTTACCCTAGAAGCTTTATGGATTCCAATGGAGACGGTATAGGAGATATCCCTGGCATTATATCGAAACTTGACTATCTAAAAGAATTGGGAGTAGATGTTATCTGGCTTTCACCAGTATATCAATCTCCTAATGATGATAATGGATATGATATCAGTGACTATCGAGAAATCATGGATGATTTCGGAACGATGGCAGACTGGGAGCTTCTATTAAAAGAGATGCATGACAGAGGATTGAAGCTGATCATGGACCTGGTTGTAAACCATAGCTCGGATGAACACCAATGGTTTGTAGAGTCCAGAAAGTCTAAAGATAATCCATATCGGGACTATTATATTTGGAGACCTGGGAAAGATGGAAAGGAACCAAATAACTGGCAATCTACATTTAGTGGATCTGCCTGGCAGTACGATGAAAATACAGATGAGTATTTCTTGCATATCTTTAGTAAAAAACAACCTGATTTGAACTGGGAAAACCCAAAACTTCGTCATGAAGTTTACGATATGATGAAATTCTGGCTGGACAAAGGCATTGATGGATTCAGGATGGATGTCATCAATTTCATTTCAAAAGTAGAGGGCCTTCCTGATGCGCCAAATCCTGATGGGAAAAACTACGTTTCTGGCAGCAAATACTTTATGAATGGACCGAAAATACATGACTTCCTTCAGGAAATGCATAGAGAAGCTCTTGCTGATTATAACGTGATGACTGTAGGTGAAATGCCAGGAGTGAATGTTGAGCAGGCAAAGCTGTACACTGATGATTCCAGGAATGAAGTGAATATGGTTTTCCAATTCGAGCATGTTGACCTGGATTCTGGCCCAGGGGGAAAATGGGACCTGAAGCCGCTGAAGCTAACGGATCTAAAGAATAATTTTACAAAATGGCAAACCGGTCTTGAGGATATAGGTTGGAACAGCCTTTATCTGAATAATCACGATCAGCCCCGTATGGTTTCGAGATTCGGGAATGATCAGCAGTACCGGGTAGAGTCAGCCAAAATGCTGGCCACATTCCTCCATATGTTAAAAGGTACACCATATATTTATCAGGGGGAAGAAATCGGGATGACAAATGTCCGTTTTGATTCTATTGATGAATATAAGGATATTGAGACACTGAATATGTATGACGAAAAAGTGAAACAAAATGGGGAAGATCCTGAAAAGGTAATGGAGTCCATCTATGTAAAAGGACGGGACAATGCCCGTACACCTTTCCAATGGGATGAAAGCGAGCACGGAGGATTTACGACGGGCACCCCATGGATCCAGGTAAATCCAAACTATAAAGAAATCAATGCGAATCAGGCAGTCGCTGATGAAAAGTCCATCTACCACTATTATCGGAAGCTAATCCAGCTTAGAAAAGAGCAACCGGTAATTGTCCATGGCAGATATGACATCCTGGTTCCTGATGATGAGAAAATTTATGTGTATACAAGAACGTTCGAGTCTCAAAAGCTACTAGTTCTTTTGAATTTCAGTGATCAAGAGCAGTCCTTCGGAGTTCCTTTAGAATTGCAAGGAAAGAAAAGTGAAATTCTGATTTCGAATTACGAAGCAAGCGAAGGATACGGTGCTGAAGTATCATTGAGGCCGTACGAAGCAATTGTATACCTTATTGAGGATTAA